One region of Demequina sp. TMPB413 genomic DNA includes:
- a CDS encoding ABC transporter substrate-binding protein — protein MRKRFLSTIALAGAAALALTACSSDSDDSDATGAAPGAGGDSGDVITVGFAQTGSESGWRSANTESMKTAFSAENGFELIFNAADNDPAAQITFVRNFINQGVDAIVIAPIVEDGWDDVLQEAKDAGIPVILEDRTVSAPDDLYAAWVGLDFRTEGVYAGEWAAEEFGDTPTKMVVLEGTTGSAPANDRAEGFNEAIEGTAIETIDSQTGDFTRDGGKTVMEGFIAKYGIDGIDLVYAHNDDMGLGAIEAIEAAGGKPGEDIKIVTIDAVKDGMQALVDGKINYIVECNPLLGELAAGIVKDVLAGNDVDKTYFVEDQKFTQEEAAEVIDSRLY, from the coding sequence ATGAGGAAACGTTTCTTATCCACTATTGCGCTCGCCGGGGCGGCAGCGCTTGCGCTGACCGCTTGCTCGAGTGACTCTGACGACAGCGACGCGACGGGTGCTGCGCCAGGCGCCGGCGGCGACTCAGGCGACGTCATCACCGTCGGCTTCGCCCAGACCGGTTCAGAAAGCGGCTGGCGCTCGGCGAACACCGAGTCCATGAAGACGGCTTTCTCGGCAGAGAACGGCTTCGAACTGATCTTCAACGCTGCCGACAACGACCCCGCCGCTCAGATCACGTTCGTCCGTAACTTCATCAACCAGGGTGTCGACGCCATCGTCATCGCCCCGATTGTGGAAGACGGCTGGGATGACGTGCTCCAAGAGGCGAAGGATGCGGGCATCCCCGTCATCCTCGAGGACCGCACCGTCAGTGCGCCTGACGACCTGTACGCGGCCTGGGTGGGTCTCGACTTCAGGACTGAGGGCGTCTACGCAGGTGAGTGGGCGGCAGAAGAGTTCGGCGACACCCCGACCAAGATGGTTGTCCTTGAGGGCACCACCGGTTCGGCGCCAGCGAACGACCGCGCTGAGGGCTTCAACGAAGCCATCGAGGGCACGGCCATCGAGACCATCGACTCCCAGACGGGTGACTTCACTCGTGATGGCGGCAAGACCGTCATGGAGGGATTCATCGCCAAGTACGGCATCGATGGAATCGACCTGGTCTACGCACACAACGACGACATGGGTCTTGGTGCCATCGAGGCGATCGAAGCGGCTGGCGGCAAGCCAGGCGAAGACATCAAGATCGTCACGATTGACGCTGTGAAGGACGGAATGCAGGCGCTCGTCGACGGCAAGATCAACTACATCGTCGAGTGCAACCCGCTTCTGGGTGAACTGGCAGCAGGCATCGTCAAGGACGTGCTCGCTGGCAACGACGTCGACAAGACGTACTTTGTCGAGGACCAGAAGTTCACGCAGGAAGAAGCAGCTGAAGTCATCGACTCCAGGCTCTACTAA
- a CDS encoding NADH:flavin oxidoreductase/NADH oxidase yields MTSALFSPLTIRSVTARNRVWVSPMCQYSCEDQDGMVNDWHLVHLGSFARGGAGIVMAEATAVSPEGRISPWCTGIWNDAQRDAWGRITAFIKGQGAVPAIQLQHAGRKASTYRDWSGKGTVPLSDGGWQTVGPSAVAFPGYDAPVELDAQGIADVVADFGAAARRSLEAGFEVLEIHAAHGYLLHQFLSPLSNHRTDAWGGSLENRSRLLLDVVREVRRVAGEDIPVFVRVSATDWLEPEGWTLDETVTLAGWVREAGGDVIDTSTGGNITGVTIPSSPGYQVSHATAIKQGSGIVTTAVGQITEAEQAEEIVASGKADAVFVARQFMREPHLPQRWAAQLGADATYPPQYSRGRWPSI; encoded by the coding sequence ATGACTTCCGCGCTCTTCTCCCCGCTCACCATTCGCTCCGTCACCGCCCGCAACAGGGTGTGGGTCAGCCCCATGTGCCAATACTCGTGCGAAGACCAGGACGGGATGGTGAACGACTGGCACCTCGTCCACCTCGGCTCTTTCGCGCGCGGCGGAGCCGGCATCGTGATGGCGGAGGCGACCGCCGTCAGTCCAGAGGGCCGCATCTCGCCGTGGTGCACCGGCATCTGGAACGATGCGCAGCGTGATGCGTGGGGACGCATCACCGCCTTCATCAAAGGCCAGGGCGCCGTTCCTGCTATTCAGTTGCAGCACGCGGGACGCAAGGCGTCGACCTACCGCGATTGGTCGGGCAAAGGCACGGTCCCCCTCTCCGACGGTGGCTGGCAGACCGTCGGTCCTTCCGCCGTTGCCTTTCCCGGCTACGACGCACCCGTTGAGCTTGACGCACAAGGCATCGCCGACGTCGTCGCCGACTTTGGCGCCGCAGCGCGCCGCTCACTCGAGGCGGGCTTCGAGGTGTTGGAGATCCACGCGGCCCACGGCTACCTGCTCCACCAGTTCCTGTCCCCCTTGAGCAATCACCGGACCGATGCCTGGGGTGGATCGCTCGAGAACCGCTCGCGCCTCCTCCTCGATGTGGTGCGAGAGGTGCGACGCGTAGCGGGCGAGGACATCCCCGTGTTCGTCAGGGTCAGCGCGACGGACTGGCTCGAGCCAGAGGGGTGGACGCTCGATGAGACCGTCACCCTCGCTGGGTGGGTGCGCGAGGCCGGTGGCGACGTCATCGACACCTCGACAGGGGGCAACATCACTGGCGTGACGATCCCGTCTTCGCCCGGTTACCAGGTATCTCACGCCACGGCAATCAAGCAAGGCTCTGGCATTGTCACCACCGCCGTCGGCCAGATCACCGAAGCGGAGCAGGCGGAGGAGATCGTGGCGTCGGGCAAGGCGGACGCGGTGTTCGTGGCGCGCCAATTCATGCGCGAACCCCACCTACCTCAGCGGTGGGCCGCGCAACTGGGAGCGGATGCGACCTATCCGCCCCAGTACTCGCGCGGCCGCTGGCCGAGCATCTAG
- a CDS encoding ABC transporter permease, whose translation MSPSAARLIVFGAAGSMRRLVGIAAGVALGTGMLLILLGAYLHLPERDERDGWTTSTGPYRDFTETADLIPIAPADDAVLLHNTPDYFRGEAFEKVVVATTPTTTVEFPAGLEALEAGQYYASPALVALIERYPDDELSDRFGTFQGEIPRGALKGPDQVVALVATDWEMLSAEANARVQKGFPDKGPHAESVLYRIVIGVGSVALLVPIALLVGIVSQLGAAARRERYATVRLIGAGRRAMAGLAALEMGVASLAGAVVGIGVASAIRPAAVLLPVNGTQSYAADLTPSVVWVVATVLGMAALGAGAAWWRAYRDEHGALGASRERAEKPATWRRVIVLVVGLVLFTGSAAWATDPSAPANAIILGLIGGFAMVAFGIVLAGSWLTKVASLVFARQARTGASLVAASRLARHPRATFRSVAGVVVAVFIVSMLSGVVSSVNGLATEEEEPGLLPLSAVAAALDESSDADAMADAARTTAGVEQVVVAYRNDASGMPTVTREEAIALGATGVPQGSYVAVDIYAMLAGDFQQDGPQQAVPATAPDGAPADYLVALTDGSPGAVDRARTALEVAGSMTLSPVTRAEYGGAATLSLTYQLAMLAYIGMAIAVGISALSLTVATVAAALDRKRTFGLLRLGGMPVSDLRRTIAIEAAMPLAVTLVASAGLGFALAFVMVKTLGNGLYFTWPDPLYWWALLGSVAIAAVAVSGSFGVVRRSTEIASTRFE comes from the coding sequence ATGAGCCCATCCGCTGCAAGGCTTATCGTCTTCGGCGCTGCTGGCTCGATGCGACGGCTCGTCGGTATCGCCGCGGGGGTTGCCTTGGGGACAGGCATGCTGCTCATCCTGTTGGGCGCGTATCTACACCTACCTGAGCGGGACGAGCGCGACGGATGGACCACGTCTACGGGCCCCTATCGCGACTTCACCGAAACGGCCGACCTTATCCCCATCGCCCCGGCCGACGATGCGGTACTCCTTCACAACACGCCCGACTATTTCCGGGGGGAGGCATTCGAGAAAGTGGTGGTGGCCACGACGCCCACCACGACCGTCGAGTTCCCGGCGGGTCTCGAGGCTTTGGAGGCGGGCCAGTACTACGCCTCTCCTGCTCTGGTTGCCCTCATCGAACGTTACCCGGACGACGAACTGTCAGACCGATTCGGCACTTTCCAGGGCGAGATCCCACGCGGCGCCCTCAAGGGGCCTGACCAGGTAGTGGCCCTCGTCGCGACCGACTGGGAGATGCTCTCGGCAGAAGCCAATGCCCGAGTCCAAAAGGGCTTCCCTGACAAGGGCCCCCACGCAGAGTCGGTGCTCTACCGGATCGTCATCGGGGTCGGCTCCGTTGCACTCTTGGTGCCGATTGCGCTGCTCGTAGGCATCGTGTCCCAGTTGGGAGCGGCCGCCCGACGCGAACGTTACGCAACGGTTCGACTCATTGGCGCTGGCCGACGCGCGATGGCGGGATTGGCCGCGCTTGAGATGGGAGTCGCCTCGCTGGCCGGAGCTGTCGTGGGCATTGGCGTGGCCAGTGCGATCCGCCCTGCGGCCGTCTTGCTGCCGGTCAACGGCACCCAGTCCTACGCGGCCGACCTCACCCCTTCTGTGGTGTGGGTGGTGGCCACCGTGCTCGGGATGGCGGCCCTCGGTGCGGGCGCTGCATGGTGGCGCGCCTATCGCGATGAGCATGGCGCGCTGGGTGCCTCGCGCGAGCGAGCGGAGAAGCCTGCCACGTGGAGGCGCGTGATCGTGCTCGTCGTGGGCCTGGTGCTCTTCACGGGTTCCGCCGCGTGGGCAACCGACCCGTCAGCGCCCGCGAACGCCATCATTCTGGGGCTGATCGGCGGTTTCGCCATGGTGGCCTTCGGAATCGTTCTGGCGGGCTCGTGGCTCACCAAGGTTGCGAGCCTTGTCTTCGCACGGCAAGCGCGCACGGGGGCGTCGCTTGTGGCGGCGAGTCGCTTGGCTCGCCACCCGCGGGCCACGTTCCGCTCGGTTGCTGGCGTGGTGGTGGCCGTCTTCATTGTCAGCATGCTGTCCGGTGTCGTGAGTTCGGTCAACGGTCTTGCTACCGAAGAGGAAGAACCGGGTTTGCTTCCGCTGAGCGCCGTCGCAGCCGCTCTCGACGAGAGTTCGGACGCCGACGCGATGGCCGACGCCGCCCGTACCACTGCGGGCGTCGAACAGGTGGTGGTTGCGTACAGGAACGACGCTTCCGGAATGCCTACCGTGACACGCGAGGAAGCAATCGCTCTCGGTGCAACAGGCGTGCCTCAAGGCAGCTACGTGGCGGTGGACATTTACGCCATGCTCGCCGGCGACTTCCAACAGGATGGCCCCCAGCAAGCGGTCCCCGCGACCGCACCTGACGGCGCGCCGGCCGACTACCTCGTGGCGCTGACCGATGGTTCGCCAGGCGCCGTGGATAGGGCGCGCACCGCCCTTGAGGTCGCCGGTTCCATGACGCTGTCGCCAGTGACGCGCGCGGAGTATGGCGGGGCCGCCACTCTCTCGCTGACTTATCAACTCGCAATGCTCGCGTACATCGGGATGGCGATCGCCGTGGGGATCTCGGCGCTGTCGCTCACGGTGGCGACCGTGGCAGCTGCACTGGACCGCAAGCGCACCTTTGGGCTTCTGCGCTTGGGCGGGATGCCTGTCAGCGATCTCCGTCGCACGATCGCCATCGAGGCGGCCATGCCGCTCGCGGTGACCCTCGTGGCATCGGCCGGTCTGGGCTTTGCCCTGGCGTTTGTCATGGTCAAGACGTTGGGCAACGGCCTCTACTTCACGTGGCCGGATCCGCTGTATTGGTGGGCGCTGCTGGGCTCGGTTGCCATCGCGGCGGTCGCCGTCAGCGGATCGTTCGGTGTGGTGAGGCGCTCTACCGAGATCGCCTCCACCCGCTTCGAGTAG
- a CDS encoding ABC transporter ATP-binding protein, whose amino-acid sequence MADIALNPVLAPTAPGAPLIQAIGLHKTFGTTEALRGIDLDVNQGEVLAVMGPSGSGKSTLIHCLAGVLAPDEGQVVIGDTDVTALNADQRAKLRLERIGFVFQFGQLLPDLTALDNVALPLLMNGMGRRAATVRARKWLDRLDLSDQVAKVPGDMSGGQAQRVAIARALVTQPSVIFADEPTGSLDSIAGEKVLTAMLDAVRETGTTVMLITHDPRTAAYADREVIVRDGKLSAASRGATS is encoded by the coding sequence ATGGCTGACATCGCACTGAACCCCGTTCTAGCCCCTACCGCCCCTGGTGCGCCGCTGATCCAGGCCATCGGCCTTCACAAGACATTTGGCACGACAGAGGCCTTGAGGGGCATCGACCTCGACGTCAACCAGGGCGAAGTGCTCGCCGTGATGGGGCCGTCAGGCTCCGGCAAGTCGACGCTCATTCACTGCCTCGCAGGAGTGCTCGCGCCCGACGAGGGTCAGGTGGTCATCGGCGATACAGACGTCACGGCACTCAACGCTGATCAGCGGGCCAAACTGCGCTTGGAGCGCATCGGCTTCGTCTTTCAGTTCGGCCAACTCCTTCCCGACCTGACCGCGCTCGACAACGTGGCCCTGCCCTTGCTGATGAACGGAATGGGGCGTAGGGCAGCGACGGTGAGGGCCCGCAAGTGGCTCGATCGCCTCGACTTGTCCGACCAGGTGGCCAAGGTCCCTGGCGACATGTCAGGAGGCCAGGCACAGCGAGTCGCGATCGCGAGGGCACTCGTGACCCAGCCGAGCGTCATCTTCGCCGACGAGCCGACCGGATCACTCGACTCCATTGCTGGCGAGAAGGTGCTGACGGCGATGCTGGATGCTGTGAGAGAGACCGGCACCACCGTCATGCTCATCACCCACGACCCTCGCACCGCCGCTTACGCCGACCGCGAGGTGATTGTCCGCGACGGCAAGTTGAGCGCCGCCTCGCGCGGGGCCACCTCATGA
- a CDS encoding PadR family transcriptional regulator, whose translation MDKSLALLGLVDTGSSYGYDLKHRYDEVFGRGKPIAFGQVYAALARMIRDGLLTTLGEEAGAGPDRKRYAITEAGKGRIREWFATPDRPAPELADNLFVKVVLACMLDSDAEDLLDLQRSEHLARMRELTRAKQHAPLLERLAIDHALFQIEADLRWIDMTSARLTDMREEVRRHG comes from the coding sequence ATGGACAAGTCACTCGCACTCCTTGGCCTCGTCGACACGGGTTCCTCGTACGGATATGACCTCAAGCACCGTTACGACGAGGTGTTCGGCAGGGGCAAGCCGATCGCCTTCGGGCAGGTGTATGCCGCGCTCGCTCGCATGATTCGAGACGGACTTCTCACGACTCTCGGCGAGGAGGCCGGCGCAGGGCCTGACCGTAAGCGCTACGCCATCACGGAAGCGGGCAAGGGCCGAATTCGCGAGTGGTTCGCGACTCCAGATAGGCCAGCGCCAGAGCTCGCCGACAACCTCTTTGTCAAGGTCGTGTTGGCCTGCATGTTGGACAGCGACGCAGAAGATCTGCTCGACCTCCAACGCAGCGAACACCTCGCACGAATGCGTGAACTCACTCGAGCGAAGCAACACGCTCCCTTGCTGGAGCGACTCGCCATTGACCATGCCCTTTTCCAAATCGAGGCTGATTTGCGGTGGATCGACATGACCAGCGCACGCCTCACCGACATGCGTGAGGAGGTCCGCCGCCATGGCTGA
- a CDS encoding ABC transporter permease codes for MTATAVDTPSEIQGSRRRIANVVRLHMTNPWTTLITPWLITGGIFGLNYAIWAIVTRAAGPELETDAFTNNGGVSWILIYMMVVAIQAMSASFRFALGMSVTRRDYYLGSSAYFLMLTAFYATAFTVLGWLERLTDGWGLRGYFFSPFGSMSQPLWLNAYAFFVLLLMFFFIGAASAGVWMRWKVNGLLTEVFSIALVLVALAWWITEASAWGSVGSFFTDNSLFVVLSWTLPVTLGCGIAGFGLLRRATP; via the coding sequence ATGACCGCCACCGCAGTAGACACCCCCAGCGAAATCCAGGGAAGCCGCCGTCGCATAGCAAACGTGGTGCGCTTGCACATGACGAACCCCTGGACCACGCTCATCACCCCGTGGTTGATCACTGGCGGCATCTTCGGTCTCAATTACGCGATCTGGGCGATCGTGACGAGGGCTGCGGGGCCGGAACTTGAGACCGACGCTTTCACCAATAACGGCGGGGTGAGCTGGATCCTGATCTACATGATGGTGGTCGCGATTCAGGCCATGAGCGCGTCGTTCCGGTTCGCTTTGGGCATGTCCGTGACGCGACGCGACTACTACCTCGGGTCGTCGGCGTACTTCCTGATGCTCACCGCCTTCTACGCGACGGCCTTCACTGTCCTTGGATGGCTGGAGCGGCTCACCGATGGCTGGGGGCTTCGTGGCTACTTCTTCTCGCCCTTTGGCTCGATGTCACAACCGCTATGGCTCAACGCCTATGCCTTCTTTGTCTTGCTGTTGATGTTCTTCTTCATCGGAGCAGCGTCGGCTGGGGTCTGGATGCGCTGGAAGGTCAACGGCCTGCTGACCGAGGTCTTCAGCATTGCGCTCGTGTTGGTTGCTCTCGCATGGTGGATCACTGAGGCGAGCGCGTGGGGATCGGTGGGCAGTTTCTTCACCGACAACTCGCTGTTCGTCGTTCTGAGTTGGACCCTGCCCGTCACGCTCGGGTGTGGCATCGCCGGATTTGGGCTACTGAGGCGAGCGACCCCGTAA
- a CDS encoding ABC transporter ATP-binding protein — protein sequence MNAIVEVNHLTKRFGKVEAVSDVSFSFEREGIHGLLGRNGAGKTTLMKLMTGQEFATAGDVKIFGQSPVENAAVLDRVCFINEAQVYPEDFKGRHALTAASHFFGAWDDSFAARLVEDFAPPLGRPIKKMSRGQRSAIGVIIGLASRAELTYFDEPYAGLDAVARQMFYDHLLADYAERPRTVVLSTHLIDEASNLLERVVVVDDGTVLIDAEAEDLRSQAATLVGGADAVHAFAAGREVLGVQQVGGIASVTVAGLDDAELRSARDAGLEVGPVSLQQLIVSRTGGRTVDNNEGAVR from the coding sequence ATGAACGCCATCGTCGAGGTCAACCACCTCACCAAACGATTCGGCAAAGTGGAGGCCGTCAGCGACGTGTCCTTCTCCTTCGAACGCGAAGGTATTCACGGCCTGCTGGGTCGCAACGGTGCGGGCAAGACGACGCTCATGAAGCTCATGACGGGCCAGGAGTTCGCCACGGCGGGAGACGTGAAGATCTTTGGGCAGTCACCGGTCGAGAACGCGGCGGTCCTGGACAGGGTGTGCTTCATCAACGAGGCGCAGGTGTATCCGGAAGACTTCAAGGGGCGTCATGCGCTGACGGCTGCCTCCCACTTCTTCGGCGCATGGGACGACTCCTTCGCCGCAAGGCTTGTCGAGGACTTCGCCCCTCCGCTCGGCAGGCCCATCAAGAAGATGTCACGCGGACAGCGCTCCGCCATCGGCGTGATTATCGGTCTCGCCTCACGTGCTGAACTCACCTACTTTGACGAGCCCTACGCGGGTCTGGACGCCGTCGCGCGGCAAATGTTCTATGACCACTTGCTTGCCGACTACGCGGAGCGCCCGCGCACGGTGGTCTTGTCGACGCATCTGATCGACGAGGCATCCAACCTGCTTGAGCGCGTCGTCGTGGTCGACGACGGCACGGTCCTCATCGACGCCGAGGCAGAGGATTTGCGGTCGCAGGCCGCGACGCTTGTCGGGGGAGCCGACGCCGTACACGCCTTCGCTGCCGGCAGAGAGGTGCTCGGCGTCCAGCAAGTGGGCGGCATCGCCTCGGTGACCGTTGCAGGCCTTGACGACGCAGAACTTCGGTCCGCACGAGATGCGGGGCTGGAGGTTGGCCCTGTGTCGCTCCAACAACTCATCGTGAGCAGGACGGGTGGACGCACCGTCGACAACAACGAGGGAGCAGTGCGATGA
- a CDS encoding GntR family transcriptional regulator, whose protein sequence is MDDGRPLFVQIAEQIEGQIVDGTMPEESQVPSINELAAFHRINPATALKGVNVLVEAGVLYKRRGIGMFVATGARESLVQARRDAFRTDYVQPLVAEAAKLAISPAQLADMITKEARR, encoded by the coding sequence ATGGACGACGGACGGCCACTCTTCGTCCAGATCGCCGAGCAGATCGAAGGGCAGATCGTAGACGGCACCATGCCGGAGGAGTCTCAAGTGCCCTCTATCAACGAACTCGCCGCCTTTCACAGGATCAATCCGGCGACGGCACTCAAAGGAGTCAATGTGCTTGTTGAAGCAGGTGTCCTCTACAAGCGGCGCGGAATCGGCATGTTTGTCGCGACCGGCGCGAGGGAATCCCTCGTCCAGGCGCGGCGTGACGCCTTCCGCACCGACTACGTGCAGCCGCTCGTTGCGGAAGCCGCGAAGCTCGCCATCTCGCCAGCGCAGTTGGCGGACATGATCACGAAGGAGGCGAGGCGATGA
- the orn gene encoding oligoribonuclease: MSDAPLVWIDCEMTGLDLTGDALIEVACIVTDAELNPLGDGVAVVIKPPVGAVEAMSDFVREMHVTSGLLPELEAGFSMEEAQRLVVEYVKEHVKGFRAPLAGNTVGMDKAFLERDMPELMDLLHYRVVDVSSIKELVRRWYPRVFFNAPAKTGGHRALGDIEDSIQELRYYRESIFAQAPGPDSDAAKAAAAAVVEAHSH; the protein is encoded by the coding sequence ATGTCAGACGCACCTTTGGTTTGGATCGACTGCGAGATGACGGGCCTCGATCTCACCGGCGACGCCCTCATCGAGGTGGCGTGCATCGTCACCGATGCGGAACTCAACCCCTTGGGAGACGGCGTGGCGGTCGTCATCAAACCCCCTGTCGGGGCGGTCGAAGCGATGAGCGACTTCGTGCGCGAGATGCACGTCACCTCTGGCCTGCTCCCCGAACTCGAGGCAGGATTCTCGATGGAAGAGGCTCAGCGGCTCGTCGTGGAATACGTCAAGGAACACGTCAAGGGCTTCCGGGCGCCGCTCGCCGGAAACACGGTGGGCATGGACAAGGCCTTCCTCGAGCGTGACATGCCAGAGCTCATGGACCTGCTGCACTACCGCGTCGTTGACGTGAGCTCCATCAAGGAACTCGTGAGGCGTTGGTACCCGCGCGTGTTCTTCAACGCACCGGCCAAGACAGGCGGGCACCGCGCTCTCGGCGACATTGAGGACTCGATTCAAGAACTGCGGTACTACAGGGAGTCGATCTTCGCCCAAGCGCCGGGTCCCGACTCCGACGCAGCGAAGGCCGCCGCTGCCGCCGTGGTCGAGGCTCACTCTCACTAA